Proteins from one Nymphalis io chromosome 23, ilAglIoxx1.1, whole genome shotgun sequence genomic window:
- the LOC126777691 gene encoding uncharacterized protein LOC126777691 isoform X2 has protein sequence MTSFERQIVYQNSMASDQDSCSDEEPDSEMLSDDICLQDSDDDRQTSRSVQSLPEDLPTLNSCILRPPRKLFTNCRERWRQQNVSGAFAELRRLVPTHPPDKKLSKNEILRMAIRYIGLLSEVLEWQKNHGLLINKENSGLAIKCESPLSPTSRRLRLKRPYMDEDKRPYESDYIRFGNEENEEVYRRNFQRNTPNNKTDFFFGKEHLKIMRNQYYFPSRWRQIPLRNLAGERNGNNLLMIAPAKGDDKDRSCKDKDDGKDK, from the exons TTTATCAAAACTCAATGGCGTCTGATCAAGATTCATGTTCTGATGAAGAGCCAGACAGTGAGATGCTGAGCGATGATATCTGTCTCCAAGATAGCGATGACGACAGACAAACTTCTAGAAGTGTTcag agTTTGCCAGAAGATCTGCCAACATTAAACTCTTGCATTCTCCGACCACCTCGTAAGCTCTTCACCAACTGTCGAGAGCGCTGGCGACAGCAGAACGTCAGCGGTGCTTTCGCAGAGCTTAGACGGCTAGTGCCTACACATCCGCCGGATAAGAAGCTGTCGAAAAATGAGATCTTGAGAATGGCAATAAG ATATATAGGTCTGCTGAGTGAAGTACTTGAATGGCAAAAGAACCACGGGCTGCTGATCAATAAAGAGAACTCCGGACTTGCCATTAAATGTGAATCCCCTTTAAGTCCAACATCAAGACGTCTCCGCCTCAAAAGACCGTACATGGACGAAGATAAAAGACCATATGAGAGCGATTACATACGATTTGGTAACGAAGAAAACGAAGAAGTATACAGAAGAAACTTCCAGAGAAATACACCAAATAATAAGACTGATTTTTTCTTTGGAAAGGAGCATTTGAAGATAATGCGTAATCAGTATTATTTTCCTTCAAGATGGCGACAAATTCCTTTGAGAAATTTAGCAGGAGAACGCAATGGGAATAATTTGTTGATGATAGCTCCAGCCAAAGGTGATGATAAAGATAGATCATGTAAAGATAAAGACGATGGCAaagataagtaa
- the LOC126777691 gene encoding uncharacterized protein LOC126777691 isoform X1: MPTVTDNLGKKVYQNSMASDQDSCSDEEPDSEMLSDDICLQDSDDDRQTSRSVQSLPEDLPTLNSCILRPPRKLFTNCRERWRQQNVSGAFAELRRLVPTHPPDKKLSKNEILRMAIRYIGLLSEVLEWQKNHGLLINKENSGLAIKCESPLSPTSRRLRLKRPYMDEDKRPYESDYIRFGNEENEEVYRRNFQRNTPNNKTDFFFGKEHLKIMRNQYYFPSRWRQIPLRNLAGERNGNNLLMIAPAKGDDKDRSCKDKDDGKDK, from the exons TTTATCAAAACTCAATGGCGTCTGATCAAGATTCATGTTCTGATGAAGAGCCAGACAGTGAGATGCTGAGCGATGATATCTGTCTCCAAGATAGCGATGACGACAGACAAACTTCTAGAAGTGTTcag agTTTGCCAGAAGATCTGCCAACATTAAACTCTTGCATTCTCCGACCACCTCGTAAGCTCTTCACCAACTGTCGAGAGCGCTGGCGACAGCAGAACGTCAGCGGTGCTTTCGCAGAGCTTAGACGGCTAGTGCCTACACATCCGCCGGATAAGAAGCTGTCGAAAAATGAGATCTTGAGAATGGCAATAAG ATATATAGGTCTGCTGAGTGAAGTACTTGAATGGCAAAAGAACCACGGGCTGCTGATCAATAAAGAGAACTCCGGACTTGCCATTAAATGTGAATCCCCTTTAAGTCCAACATCAAGACGTCTCCGCCTCAAAAGACCGTACATGGACGAAGATAAAAGACCATATGAGAGCGATTACATACGATTTGGTAACGAAGAAAACGAAGAAGTATACAGAAGAAACTTCCAGAGAAATACACCAAATAATAAGACTGATTTTTTCTTTGGAAAGGAGCATTTGAAGATAATGCGTAATCAGTATTATTTTCCTTCAAGATGGCGACAAATTCCTTTGAGAAATTTAGCAGGAGAACGCAATGGGAATAATTTGTTGATGATAGCTCCAGCCAAAGGTGATGATAAAGATAGATCATGTAAAGATAAAGACGATGGCAaagataagtaa